One window from the genome of Epinephelus moara isolate mb chromosome 21, YSFRI_EMoa_1.0, whole genome shotgun sequence encodes:
- the higd1a gene encoding HIG1 domain family member 1A, mitochondrial yields the protein MSAYEENESKFLRKAKENPFVPVGMAGFFAIVGYRLMRMKHRGDTKMSVHLIHMRVAAQGFVVGAMTLGVLYSMYREYIVKPREEQKAAQQK from the exons ATGTCTGCTTACGAAGAGAATGAGTCCAAGTTCCTGCGAAAAGCAAAGGAGAATCCATTTGTCCCAGTGG GAATGGCTGGATTCTTTGCCATCGTTGGGTACAGGCTGATGAGAATGAAACATCGGGGAGACACAAAAATGTCAGTTCACCTGATCCACATGCGTGTTGCTGCCCAAGGCTTTGTGGTCGGAGCCATGACCCTTG GGGTCCTGTATTCAATGTACAGAGAGTACATTGTAAAACCCAGAGAAGAACAGAAAGCAGCGCAACAGAAGTGA